ATAATGTTGACGATAATACTGCCAGGCCTCTAAAGTGCCTTCATCGAACACTTTGACCTCATGCCCCTGCTCTTTCAGTATGCTCTCGGCTTCTTCTGCAACTAAAAGTGAGTTACCGTACACAGTGCCGACGAAAATCCCGACCTGAGCCATAAAAAGTTGTCCTTTTAACGAGAAAAATTACGCACTATCCTGACTCGCCGTTGCTGCAAACTCAACCCTTTCAAGATGAGGGACAATCCCCAGCCAACCAAAATGTGACATCAGCTGTTGCCAGGATTCATCCCAACGCGCCGTCAAACTGAGCGACTCTCCGGTCACTGGATGATTCAGATGTAAATGACTGGCATGAAGCATGAGCCGCGAGCAATCAAAATGTTCTGCAACTCCACGATTCTGACGCAGATCGCCGTGGGCACTGTCACCGATGATCGGATGGCGAATATGCGCCATATGTCGACGAAGTTGGTGTTTACGGCCCGTTTCTGGTTTTAACTGCATTAAACTAAAGCGCGAAGTGTCATAGCGCCCGATGGCAATAGGCACTTCCACTTGAGCCAAGGCCTGATAATGGGTAACTGAAGGCTGCGGTGCTTTATCGGGGCGAGCAAATTTATCCGCAATCTTGTCTAACTCTTCAGTCATCTCATAATCAATAGTGCCATCTTCTAGCACGTATCCACGAACGACCGCATGATAGGTTTTCTGAATCTGATGCTGTTCAAATTGCAACGAAAGGGCACGAGCCACATCGCTGGACAGTGCCATCAGCAGCACACCCGATGTCGGGCGGTCCAGGCGATGAACGGTATAAACATGCTGGCCAATTTGATCACGTACTGTTTGCATGACAAATACGGTTTCATTGCTATCCAGCCAACTGCGGTGAACTAACCAGCCGGCTGGTTTATTTACCGCAACTATATGTTCGTCTTGATAGAGTATTTCCAGCATTAGTGATTTTCTTTATTCAGCAGGTCATCGAGACGCTGTAATTCTACCAGCAGCAAGGTGCAATCCGGGCGATCCTCGCCAGTCAGCGCTTCTTCAAAGTAGGGTGTAATAGCAAATCGAGTGGGGAGTGGCCCTTTCGATTCCAACAATGCATACATCCGAGGGATAAGTACCCATTGTAACCACTGCTCAGCATCCATAGTATCAATGCTAAAAGGCTCATTACTTTCAAAAGCCTCGGCTTGTGGCGGAACTGTTTGCCAAAGATCAATGGCCCGCATGGCAAGCTCGATATTCTGTA
The sequence above is drawn from the Yersinia enterocolitica subsp. enterocolitica genome and encodes:
- the truC gene encoding tRNA pseudouridine(65) synthase TruC, which produces MLEILYQDEHIVAVNKPAGWLVHRSWLDSNETVFVMQTVRDQIGQHVYTVHRLDRPTSGVLLMALSSDVARALSLQFEQHQIQKTYHAVVRGYVLEDGTIDYEMTEELDKIADKFARPDKAPQPSVTHYQALAQVEVPIAIGRYDTSRFSLMQLKPETGRKHQLRRHMAHIRHPIIGDSAHGDLRQNRGVAEHFDCSRLMLHASHLHLNHPVTGESLSLTARWDESWQQLMSHFGWLGIVPHLERVEFAATASQDSA
- a CDS encoding YqcC family protein; the protein is MNTENQVRQSLQNIELAMRAIDLWQTVPPQAEAFESNEPFSIDTMDAEQWLQWVLIPRMYALLESKGPLPTRFAITPYFEEALTGEDRPDCTLLLVELQRLDDLLNKENH